From a region of the Calliphora vicina chromosome 4, idCalVici1.1, whole genome shotgun sequence genome:
- the w gene encoding protein white, which yields MGQEDQEFLIPEHKKGTTTSVESLHNTPGTLEASAINSGFSKSYGSLTSNESASEKLTYSWCNLDVFGEVHQPGSNWKQLVNRVKGVFCNERHIPKPRKHLIKNVCGVAYPGELLAVMGSSGAGKTTLLNALAFRSARGVQISPSSVRMLNGHPVDAKEMQARCAYVQQDDLFIGSLTAREHLIFQATVRMPRSMTQKQKIQRVDQVIQDLSLGKCQNTIIGVPGRVKGLSGGERKRLAFASEALTDPPLLICDEPTSGLDSFMAASVVQVLKKLSQRGKTVILTIHQPSSELFELFDKILLMAEGRVAFLGTPTEAVDFFSFIGAQCPNNYNPADFYVQVLAVVPGRELESRDRISKICDNFAVGKVSREMEQNFQKIAAKSDGFQKNDENGISYKASWLTQFRAIMWRSWISTLKEPLLVKVRLIQTTMVAVLIGLIFLNQPMTQVGVMNINGAIFLFLTNMTFQNVFAVINVFTSELPVFMRETRSRLYRCDTYFLGKTIAELPLFLVVPFLFTAIAYPMIGLRPGILHFLSALALVTLVANVSTSFGYLISCASTSTSMALSVGPPVTIPFLLFGGFFLNSGSVPVYFKWLSYFSWFRYANEGLLINQWADVQPGEITCTSKNTTCPNSGKVILETLSFSETNLPFDYMGLILLILIFRIAAYVALKMRTKRKE from the exons ACTCCTGGCACACTCGAAGCATCGGCCATCAATAGTGGATTTAGCAAAAGTTATGGTTCTTTGACCTCCAATGAATCGGCATCCGAAAAACTGACATACTCCTGGTGTAATCTAGATGTATTTGGTGAAGTTCATCAGCCCGGATCGAATTGGAAGCAGCTGGTAAATCGAGTCAAGGGAGTATTTTGCAATGAAAGACATATACCCAAGCCGCGTAAACACTTGATCAAGAAtg TTTGTGGCGTGGCCTATCCCGGAGAACTGTTAGCCGTTATGGGTAGTTCGGGAGCGGGTAAAACCACTCTACTGAATGCCTTAGCCTTTCGTTCGGCACGAGGAGTGCAAATTTCCCCTTCCAGTGTACGCATGCTAAATGGTCATCCCGTGGATGCCAAAGAAATGCAAGCCCGCTGTGCCTATGTCCAACAGGATGATTTATTCATAGGCTCTCTTACGGCTCGGGAACATTTGATATTTCAGGCCACTGTTCGTATGCCACGTTCGATGACACAAAAACAGAAAATCCAAAGAGTGGATCAAGTTATACAGGATTTATCACTGGGTAAATGCCAAAATACCATAATTGGGGTACCCGGTCGCGTTAAGGGTCTCTCTGGAGGCGAGCGTAAACGTTTAGCTTTCGCCTCAGAGGCCCTTACCGATCCACCGCTATTGATTTGTGATGAACCCACTTCCGGTTTGGATTCGTTTATGGCCGCCAGTGTGGTTCAGGTGTTGAAGAAGCTGTCACAGCGTggtaaaactgttatactaaccATACATCAGCCTTCATCGGAACTGTTTGAACTGTTCGATAAGATTTTGTTAATGGCCGAGGGTAGAGTTGCTTTCTTGGGCACGCCCACTGAGGCGGTGGACTTTTTTTCATT CATTGGCGCCCAGTGTCCTAATAATTATAATCCAGCTGATTTCTATGTTCAAGTCTTGGCTGTTGTACCCGGACGAGAGCTGGAGTCACGTGATcgtatttcaaaaatatgcgaCAATTTTGCGGTGGGCAA AGTTTCTCGTGAAATGGAACAGAATTTCCAAAAGATTGCTGCCAAGTCGGATGGTTTTCAGAAGAACGATGAAAATGGCATAAGTTACAAGGCTTCTTGGCTTACCCAGTTTCGAGCGATTATGTGGCGTTCTTGGATTTCCACTTTAAAGGAACCGTTGCTGGTTAAAGTGCGCTTGATACAAACTACG ATGGTTGCTGTTTTAATCGGTTTAATATTCTTGAACCAGCCCATGACCCAGGTGGGTGTAATGAACATCAATGGCGCCATATTTCTATTTCTCACCAATATgacttttcaaaatgttttcgcTGTAATCAAT GTCTTCACCTCTGAATTGCCGGTATTTATGCGTGAAACACGCAGTCGCCTTTACCGTTGTGATACCTATTTTCTGGGCAAAACTATAGCCGAATTGCCGTTGTTCTTAGTGGTACCGTTTCTCTTTACCGCCATCGCCTATCCCATGATAGGTCTAAGACCCGGCATACTTCATTTCCTTAGCGCCTTGGCTTTGGTCACTTTGGTGGCCAATGTTTCTACTTCATTCGGTTATTTGATTTCTTGTGCCAGTACTTCCACTTCGATGGCTTTATCGGTGGGTCCTCCCGTTACTATACCCTTTCTTTTGTTTGGTGGTTTCTTCTTGAATTCCGGTTCAGTGCCTGTGTACTTCAAATGGCTGTCGTATTTCTCTTGGTTCCGTTATGCCAACGAGGGCTTGCTAATCAATCAATGGGCCGATGTACAGCCGGGTGAAATTACCTGCACCTCCAAAAATACCACCTGTCCCAATTCTGGTAAAGTTATTTTGGAGACTTTGAGCTTTTCTGAGACGAATTTACCATTTGATTATATGGGTTTGATATTGTTGATTCTAATATTTCGTATTGCTGCCTATGTGGCTTTGAAGATGCGCACCAAACGTAAGGAATAG